The DNA sequence CCTGTAGCTGCACAGAATGGAGTAAGGAGCAGATTCACTTTTAAGAGCAGCTTGCACCAGCTCCCTGATAAAAACCTCCCCTGACCTGGAACTGACTCAGCTTGTACCCCTTTAGCCCAGCATGGCAGCACGGTGTTGCTGTGGTGCTGCCCTCTGCAATAACATTTAGAGCAAAGTTGTTTCTTCCCCAAAGCTCTGCTACAATCAGCTGAATGGCAATGGCTGAAGCAGTCCCACTTTCCCTCCAGGCTCCTGATGTGGAGGATCAGCATGACGGCAGCTCTGGAGAACGATTGTGGACCTGCTGGGCTGgaaggtgctgcagcagcagagccacagctgtGACAAGCAGTGACAAAATTTTTCACAGTCACAGACCCCAGGGTGAACACACACAGTCCAGGCAGGTGCAGTGCCTGCTGATCTTGTTCCCATTCCCGCTCcagggtcagctgtcctggtgccAGACAGGATGGAGATGGGACATTAAGCAACCTCAGCTCTCCTGGGATAAAGAAAGCACCACAGCCTGTGTTTGGGGATGCTCCTTCTAGTCCCATCTAGGAGTCACACATGGCACACGGTAAGGCAGTGGCATAAACATCTCAAAGGCCAGTTTTGCTCACCCAGGCAGCAAAGGGCCTCTGACGGCTCTGAGCAGACACCAGCTCTTGTGCAGAGCAGATGTGGCTGAAAGAGTTGGTCTTGCTGCTGGTCTCAGGGAGGACAGAAATACACGTGGACACTGCCTGGAGCACCAACCCATCCTCTGCCATAGGATATCTCATAGAATTTCTGTTTGTCTGCCCTGCATATTCCACTGCTTGGTGGCTGAGGAGGACAAGAGGCTCAGTAACTAGTTTACTGCAGTGCAGAAGACAGAAACATAGAGCGTGTGCCaggtattttaaaacatgtatGAAGTCAGAGCCCCAGGCACCAGTGTGTGAGCTTCATGCAGAAACAAATGCTCCTGCCATTGGGGTCACAAAGATACGTTTCTCACCTTCTTACTTCTAAGAAAATCAAGCATGGAAGTGTGTCTGGAGAGCCCCAGGAGGCCAGGGTGGTGGGAGCTGAtaggctgggctgggcaggcaGACCTGCACTTCCCAACATCCACGCTTACGGGGCTGCCAGAGACATCTGTGAAACAAGAGTGATAAAAGGATTATTGCTTACTATTTGGATACGATCATTTTATAATTTCTGCTGTTCACATAACAACCTCAGATGTTTTGCAAATATTAAAGGTTAAATTTGTATGACTACTGCTCTtacacattgaaaaaaaaaatacccaaatctGATTAAAGAAACCTCAGACTTTTGGACACACAGTTCAAATCCATTTTCACACATCTGTGCTAACATTGACTGAAGCATGTTTTATGTAGCCTTAGGGGCTGCAAGGGGAACTGAGACTAACAGCTACTCTTGAAGGCCACAGACTTTTCTCTGGTGAACTAATGGACCTCTTTCCTACTTTCTCTGCACATTAAAGCCAAGACACCCCATTGCCTCACTGATTCCCCTGCCAATATTaaacctgagaaccaaaagtcTGCAGTAGTCCTGAACTTACACAGTACCCAAATGTTTCAAACACAGAATTCAACCATAACTTCCTGACACAGATCTCAGTCTGTTGTTGCAGCACACTTGTACAGAATATGAAACCTGTTTCATGCACATGAACAGACCTGGTGGCCAGGCTACTCTCCAGTTCCTATTCTCCAAAACTTGCTTTAGGTGTTGGGTTATCTGGGTGTGGAGTCCCCTGCATATAACCAACACCCCAGGGAGGACAGGTGGGACTTGAGTGGGGATGCTTGAAGGGTGCACGTGTCCTGTGGGTAAAGAGGGAACTCACCATGCCCCACGTGGAGGAAATGGCTTTGCCTCTGGCAGCAGCCCTTCTCTTCAAACGTGTTCCCTTGCTCGCCCTCTCTGCTGATGGCTCCAGCACCTGTAATCACAAAGCACCAAGCTCAGCATTGCCCCAGTCATAATTCACCTGCCTAAGCCAGGAGGAAGCACTGAGCTCCAAGCACACAGCTGCAGCCACCTGCTGCCTTCAACCTGCTTCAGTGTAAGGAAGAGATTTAGAGTAACTATAAATGAGCATGACCTATCTGACCTCTAAGACTTGGCTAGTTGGACTAAATACCCTAATtaattactcaaaaaaaaaaaaagaaaaggctgtgTTTAGCAGTTTTACCTTCATATACCCATTCCCTTCTCTCTTCTACTTCTGTGCTACTGCAACATGAGCTAGGATCAGAGGAACACTTTGTGCTGAAAGACAGCACAAAGCAGCTCCTGGGCTCTAAACTCCCCAAACACTTATGCACAGCAGCTTCCTCAGAGGCAAATCCTGTACTATTTGTTGAGTGCAGACAATCCCCGATGATGTTCAGACAGTGAAGCATAGTAGAAAACACACACCATGCCCGCACAGAAACATCACATACAAAGCACGCATGTGGCCTCACACTACACACCAGTACAAGCCCTTTTCTCTCCTACACAAGAGCCCAAATCTGcaccaaagaaaacaagaaggaaaaaggaacttACTGGCAAAGACGGGACCATGTAAAAGTCCGGCCAAGAACACTACAGCTAGCAGGTCCTGCATACTGCACTTTAGGAAACACAAGCAGGGCTCCGCATCCCAGGTACTTATACCAGCCCTCCCTCAGCAGGCGAGAAGGTGAACAGCTTGGGGACAAATGGGTTTGCATATTGCTGGCAAACACTGCCAGATTGTGATCTGAACAAACATACAGGCAGACCGGACAGCGATGGCATCTCTCCCACAAAACCTATTGGGATCGGGCTTCAAGCACACTTCAAAGTGTTTCTTGAGAGCAACGGGGCTTGCCCACAGCCTAGGGAAGCTCCCTTGGGGGTCTTTGTTCTTACTACTGCTTTCAAACTAATTAAGTTTGTGGTAACTCAGAGTCACTTTTAAGTCCCCTCATTTGAAAAGGCCGTGTATCCTTCATCCTCATTCATCGTATTCAATGGGCTTTTTATCTAGAGATAACCCACCTTTGTCACTCTGCAACACCAAAACTGGTCTTTGATAACAGACAGCAACACATGAGGACTCAGTAGCAAGGACAGTGTGTTTCCCATGACCACAAGGAGAGATCCATGCCTACTTTTGCCTCCCTTCAGTGTGATTGACCCCTGGAGCATCTTCTTTCTAACTTGTTAAACACAAAGGAAAGTAACAGTCTCCTGAGTCGTGGAAACATGAGAAGCACCAACAGTGCTTGCATCCTCCAAGAGACTCTCACAGACACATGGCTCAAAGGCAGTGATGCATCCTAAACACTTGCTGCATGTGGTTCTCAATTACAGAGGTTAGGATCTCTGCACCTACTTGCCAAGTCCAATTGGCAGGGACTAGATCCAATTCCCAGGGTAATTCTTTTGCCAGATTCAGGAATGAGAGCAAAGGAGAACAGCAGTGGCAGCATAACATGACAGATGTCATTCATGCATTCAAAattggattattattattactattttcacTCAGATCACTTGCAGGTGCAGGGATCACAGTTTATGGAAGCTTccatgaacaaaacaaaaagtttccCTGGAGCTCATGCACAGTTTCTGGGGGAGAGCTGGGTTTAACTGTAACAGATGCACTGAGGAAATGATGAACAAAAGCAGAACACCATTAGAAGGGATCCTTTCCAAACTACACTAGTGCTATAGAAACAAGACCTTcatcacagcagcacagaggaggAATCAAGACAGCtattcaacaacaacaaaaaatttaaTGTTGGCCAAGAAACAAAcatatacaaagaaaaatacatttccattaGAAAAATCACCATGCCTTGGCACCTATGCTAATCCACTCTCCATTCACAGCTTCGTGGTGCTGCAGAGTACCTGGAGAGGCGGGGACAGTTACcctgagcagctgctgtgtgccaTGAACAGAGCTGGAGAGCAGTCTGCATTGCAGCAACAGGGCACAGTTAAGTGACgtacaaaatatttatgaaaaaatacattattttaaataaagaacttACAACAACTTAAACTTTATACAAAATATTATGGTTGCCATTTCAGTGTCTCAATTCTAGGAACTACTTTCGAATGCTCGGTGTCCTGTTTTCCACCCCACAtctgtctctgcagtctgtTTCTCCAGAGAGCTCCATCTCTGGCCAGCTCAGTCCAAAGTACctacaaatgaaaagaaaaaaaaacaaaacagtcagaaatcagaaaggaaacagaaatgcagTTATATGAACAACTGAAACTTGTTTCACCTCTCTGAGGGGAAAGAGGGACATAGAGACTTATGCTATTAACTATTAAAGATGGGCCCCAGAGGGGCTCTGCAAATTATTAAGTTCTTTCTCTCTCAAGAAGGGGACTACAGAAAATATTGAAACCAACTGAAACCAAGCAGAAACTTACCTTCCAAAAAAGCAAATTCATCAATAGCTTCAATAGCATTATCTGCAAAGCAAAGTGAAAACAATTAACATAGATAAAGCTGACTCCATATTTGCTTTTACTTCAAATAGCAGCATTTGAATTTGCATCACAGTGCAGTGACCAATTTCAAAgaggtttatttgttttggaggTGGTGTGTGAAATTACTAGCATATAATATTTGGTAGATTTCGCTTTCATCTTTGGAGAAATACGTTGTTCCTACAGCTGTTTCATCACACCAGGACAGGTAGAAAAACCCTCCCTCCTACCAACCCTTTGCTAATGACAGTACTAAACGTGGCCTCATACCCAGATCTTTTCTCTgcagagtttttctttttccttgctgaGCGTACACATAAGCATCTTTGGCTATGGTTTCAACAAACAACTCCTGCAAAGCAAAAACACGAGAGTTTCACAAGGAGAATGTGAGAGGGAAGAAAGAACACCTGTGCAACAAGGAAGATGAAAGGTCCTacagaatttcagaagaaacCAAAATCGCCATCCTAAAACATCCCCTTCCCAATAAATAGCTCTGAAAACCACAAATTAAATTGTTGTGTGCATGAGAAGTAACAGAGGACAGAAGGCTGTGCAGGGCAGagccagaatcacagaatcatccaggctggaagagacctccgagatcacctggtccaagcCCTGTCTCCTCCGAACACGTCTGAGACCGGGCAGCTGCTCCCCGGGCACCTCCTGGGACCCAGTCCTCGCGTGCCATGCCGAGGATGCCTCAGCTGTCGGAGGCGgacacccagcagcagccctaaGAGTTACTGGAAGGGAGCGTGATGTCCAAGCTACCCCACCACCAACTCTCACCTGTGCAAAGGATCTCTGAGCGCCTTACAGAGGCGATGGAAAAACCCCTGGCACACACTGCTCCCAGCCGCACACCACAACCCCTCCACCTGCAGCCAAAGCCAAGTGGACACCCACCCCCACCAGGCTCAGAACTGCCTCGGAGGAGCAAAAAGCGAGCAAGCTGCCGCTGCACCGATAACCTCAGGCCCACGGAGGGGAGGGGGGCCCGGAGGACCGGGCTGAGCCGAGGCTCCCCGCCGAGGGGCCCGCGCCGCCCCGCGCCTCACCGTGGCCCGCGCCAGGACGAAGACGGCCTCCTGGCTGGCCAGGGTGACGTCCGGGTCCGCTTTCACCAGCGCCTTCACCCTCGCCAGCGGCAGGCGGGCCAAGCGGGCCGGCCCCGGGCACTGCGGCCCCCCGCCCGCCtcctcccccggccccgccggctCCGAGCCCGCCGCTGCCACCGCTGCCGCCGCCaccggcccggccgccgccgccatcccGCGCCCAGGGGCCGCGCCTGCGCAGCGCCgccgggcggagcggggccgccgCGGGGAGGGCCCGGCGGAGCTGAGGGGCTTGAGGGGCCCGGGGACCGAGGGGTGGCCGCGGTTGGCTCGGTGCCTTCGGGGAGGCGGCTTCCAGCCAGCCCTTGCACCGGCTTTGAGCTGCCCGGTCGGTACCGAACGGAGCCCTCGAGCCGCCTGCTGTCACCCgcctccccctggcacagcgctgcagcctccctgccctccccaaaTGTGGCCCCTGAGCCTGTCTGTTTCTCCCAAACACAGCCCTTCATCCTCCTGTAACCTCCAAACACAGCCCTTCATCCTCCGGTCACCCCCAAACACAGCCCTTCATCCTTCTGTCACCGCCAAACACAGCCCTTCATCCTCCGGTCACCACCAAACACAGCCCTTCATCTTCTGGTCACCCCCAAACACAGCCCTTCATCCTCCGGTCACCACCAAACACAGCCCTTCATCTTCCTGTCACCTCCAAACACAGCCCTTCATCCTTCTCATCCCCCACAGTCTCACAAATAAGTCCCTCGTAACTCCTCTGTCACCCCAAGACACaacccttcctcctccccatcacCCTCATCCCCCAGACATGTCCTTGGAGCCTCcctgtgtccctgtcccccaaGCATGACCCTGTCCTCCCCACCCTGCTGGAACCATGGTCATGGGGACCCCAGGGAGGTGGCGGTCCCAGCCAGATGCCCACCTTGTTGGCACCCAGAGGGTTGGGCACAGGACCCCCCACCATGCTGCCTCCATTCAGTGGGATCCCACCCTCCAGTGTCTCCTCCACAGGATGCCCCTGAGGACCACCACCATTTACCACCATGGGTCCCTCCCAGCCTTCCCCACATCCTTGACCTTAAAATGGTCACCCTGACAGCCATCTTCAGGCAAAAGACAGccgtgggtgctgctggggggacATCATCCCAAAGGGACAGAGGGATATGTCCCTGCCACCCCAGGACAGGGACATCATCACCAGTCTGCAGTTGGCCAGAGCATCTCTGCAGGCCTCATCCAGTGCCCCAAGCAGGGGTTGGATTGTCTTCTGCAGAGCGGGGTTTTGCCCCATGCTGATGGGACTTGACTCAGCCTCTCAGCTTTCCTGTCTCTGAGGCAACGAACAGCAGGACATTTCAACACACAGATGGCCCAACTAGGTGCCGTGCTGTGCAGAGCACTTCTGCTTCCCATCAAAGCTTGACTCTTTTATGGAGCAAACGTCCATCAGTTCTCGATGTGTCTAAAACCTGGAGCCCTTGCCCCAACCCTCCCATGCAGATGCAGAGCTTGGCTGAGGCTGGGCTGCACAGGCCATGCTGGTTGTGCCATGCTACCTAAAAAGAGCAGACCATGAATCCCCTCCTCTCTGCAGGTCCCACGGGGCTGTGAaaacccagcctgcagcaggttCACGTTGGCTGTCATGAGATGAGAACCTAACTTGCCCTCTTGTTCCTCACAGGAACCCTTCCCTCTCATCTCAGAGTCTGGGCTCTTTTCTGGGTGAGAGCAGGTTCTGGTGGGCCTCacactgcccagcagcagcagaggccagTGTCCAAGCTAGAAGTGCacaaagagctgctgctcctcctcctcctccaccttctcctcctcctcctcctcctctttctgctCATGCTGCTTCACAGTCAGCTACTTCCTGGCATTGCACACAGCTTCTCACCAACCATTAGGAAAGAGCTTCTGGTTTCAGAGGAGGGGGACCCTGCTGCCATCCGAAGAGGCTTGGCTTACACAAATCCTCCTGTTTGGATGCCTCTGGTGGTCTTTAGAAAAGAGGAGAACTCGTAGGAAAGTGTCCACTGATGGAAAATGGTGAGTAAGAACTTTACCTGGGCTGCTGTGGACCTTAGGATGGGGCATGGGGAGCAGAGCCGTATCTCCTGCTGAGGAAGTTGGAGAGTTTCTGTGGCTGTGTCCTTGTGAAGGGTCAGGTCCTTCTGAGACCCTCGTCCCCCCTCAGGGAGTAGTAAAAGGCAAAGTCCTGTGGTCCACCTGTGCTGATTGGAGCTTCAAAGGTCTCTGACCAGTTCCTGGGCTCAGTGCAAGAATTGCCAGGTGACATTGGGCTGAATATAAAATATGTGAAGGAGGTGAAGCTTACATTGTGCTGCTGAACCCAGGAGGGCACCCAGCAATGCAAAAAGCTGGACTTTATTACTGTGACAGCACTGCTGCATCCCATAGGTAGGCTCAGGTACTCTGTCTGTCCCACCCCATTGAACAGCGCTAGAACTTATGGTTACAAACATCTGAATTGTGTTCACATCTAAAATCCCTGAGGCATGTTTGATAGTTGcttttttcattagtttttGTGAAATCTCCACTGCCTGGTGTGCAGGAAACAGCAAATTCACGCTGTTCTACCACAGGCTCTGCCCAGAGTGCTGTGTTAGCAGTGTTTACTggggaaactgtggtgactgcCCAGGGATGAGAGGGGAACTTGAACTTATTTAGGTGTATAAATTTGAGCATTTATGTCTGAAAATATTGCGTAGCTTCTTTGTACTCTAGCCCTTCtgttgtgaaataaaaaaattacgCAAGCGCAAACCCAGACTGAGTTcccagagggaggaagacttcAAAACCGAAGCCTATGGTAGGGCGAATGGAGCAGCCAGCTCTGATGCAAATGAACGCTGTGGTCTGAGGACAAGAAGGCAGGAGAaagaagcaggaggaagaggacagATCCTTCCCTGTCCATATGGTCTATCTGGGATGGTTATGGAAATGTAACCCTATCACCCCTGAGCTTTGTGCTGTATCTCAGACTtggcatttttcttctgaaagtcaTCCAGGCACCTCCTGACTGCCTTTCTCtagaaacttcagaaaaaggTGCTGCCTCAGGAAGCCcgggcagctctgtgctggggctggtgtggCCCAGTTTGCCTGTGTGGCTCATCACGGTGTGAGCAGTACAGGAAACACCCTCATCAGAAAAGTAGGGCAGATCTGCCATttcttggcctttttttttgcatacagCCTTCAGCAGGATGGGTTTTCTTCCAAGAAAAGGATGCCAACAGCTCTGCATGGCCTCCTCCATGCAGATGCCATGGTCTCTTGTCTCTGAGCAGCCAGACCCCTTCTCCTTATGGAGAGGCCATCACAGAGCAGGGCGCATCCCCATGGTTTTGGGCTCCTCAAGGCTTTTGCTGGAGCTCACAAGGGAGCTGCCGCACTTCTGATTACCATGGTCTTCATGGGGGCCAGGGCCAGGGCAAAGTAGGTTGCTCCCCTCCGAGCCCTGGGCAATATCAAGGTCTCAAATTCTGCCCTCGGGAGTTTTGTTACCAGTAGGGCATAATTCCCTTCCCTGTCCCACTGTTTTGAAGGTTCCTGGTAGTGGGCAGAGGATGGATCAGGCCAAAAGACTCCATGAAACAGCTTCTGGGTGCCCTCACGGTGGTGGACCTGTTCCCAGTCTGGTGCAGCCCTGAGCTCTTTCCTCAGCCACCCATGCAGTGAGCAAAGGCCACTTTTCATGGAGGACGCTCAGTGTCAGGCCATGCTGAAGCAATAGTGCATTCTGCAGAGGGGCTTTGACTCGTTTTCCTCCATAATGTTTTAACTGGAGCTTTTCTTAATTGTTGCAGAGGCACCCGGAGGGGAAAGGGGCCATGGTGCGGCACCTCCAAGCAAAGTTCAAAGGCAACAGGGAAGATCTCCCCGAAGCGGGCAGCTGGCTGGAGAGTCGCTcggcagcatcccctgcaacGGAGCCAGGACAGATGCCTGTGCTGGGTTCCAAGGGTGAGCCACCCCCTCAGTCCCCACGGACCAGGAGGGTGGACTTCAGCAGGGCTCCTCCACCTCACAGCAAAGGTCAGAGTGTGGGACAGAGCTCGCTTCCTCATCCCGTTTCTGAGACCCCGGAGTGGATGACACGACTGAAGAAGGGTATTGCTCAGGACgccagctcccagccagcccctgcgAAGCCAGGAGGAAGAGACGTGTTGAACAAGGAAGTTGGAGCCACCTCTGATCCTCCCCAGAGAAACCAAGCCCAGCAGAAATGGCCACTCGTCAAAGACAAGGGTGCTCCAGCAGTTCCAGCCAAAGGCGCAGCCGTTGCAACCTCCTCAGATGCTGTGGGAAGCACCCAGGAGACAGGGCACCCCGCTCTGCCTCGGAGGAAGCCTCTGCCACATGTCATGACGCTGGGAGCGAAGCCGGCCAAGCCCAGGCGTCCTCCTGCCGTGGATCTGGAGAAGTTCCGTGCAGCTGCACGTCCTGGGATGCCCGGCCGTCCTGCCGTGGAGCCAAGGAGCACTAAGATGGGTATGGCCAGGCACCCGCTGGCACCTCAGAGTCCCCCACTGAAGGCAACTGCTTCAGGCTAAATTTTCCATCTTAGAGCCTGGAGATCCTGGGAGACAGAAATTTTGGGTGGGCTGAGTGGGGGCTGGTTGGTGACCAAGGGGCTTCATGAGGATAGCACATGCAGGGGACATCGGACAGCAGCTGGAGAAACAAGGAGCAATCAAGTGCCATGTCCCTGGCTGGGGACAGGTATCAGACTCTGGGGTGCTTGCAGGGAGTGGTGCAAAGGGAAATTCATTCCTGTAGGAGTGGTGCAGCCCTGTGGCAGGGACCAGGGAAATGGGTatctctgtccttggagataTCCAGGCATCAGCTGGACGGGGCCCTGAATGACCTGCTCTAGCTCTGAGGCTCTCTCAGCCCTGCTCTGAGAAGGAAGTTGGATGAGAGGCTCCTCAGGCCCTTTCCAACCAGCCCACCCTTCCGTGACTgtaagagcagtcaggcactacTGGTGGGAAGCAGAGCTGGCCTCCTCTGTTGAGAAGCACTTACACACCCTTTGGCCAAGGGGCAGAGGCTCTCTGAAGCTGGCAGCACGTTGCCTGCAACACCATCTGCCTCCAAGCCTGAGGGAGCTGCCAAAACTGCAGGGGCACAGACAGGACCATGGGGGCACCATTGGGACCGTGGTGCTGCTTGGTGTGTCCTGTGTATGGCTTTTGGCTGCCTGCAGGACGCAGAGCTTGGTGCCTCTTGACGTGGTGGTTCTCTTATTCATGGTTCTCATGAATATTCTCTTATTCATGGTTCTCTTATTCATGGTTCTCTTATTCGTGGTTCTCATATTCAAAATTTTCATATTTGGCTTCCCCTGGCCTTTCATCATTGGTCCAGGGAGAAAAAATTTTACGGACAAAAAGGCAGGAATTCATAATTAAAGCTCCCTAGGGAGCTCCCCAGTGAGCTGTGCCCCAGAGCgtagggaaggaagaaaattcccAGATGGGCCATGGAGACAAACTCCTCGCTGGATCCAGATGTGCAGCCAGCTTTATCACCCCACATCCCTCTGTACGAATTTAGCCTGAGGAGGCTCTGATCCTCTGAGCTGAGGTGAAAACGTGAAATAATCCCTTGTTGCTTTCCCATTCTTCTTTTTACCATAGATTACCCGAAACCAGGTAGTGTTGCATCGGGCCCAGCGCGGTTCCCACTGCGGGATGCTCCAAGTGCAGCAGGGTAAGTGCTGCTGAGGTGCTTTAACTTTAGGTGGCCTCCAGGCTGTCCCGACCAGGTGGGAAGGGCACCAGTTCCACCGGGCACCAAGGCATCGGTCCATCGATTTTCCTGCGGGTTCCTAGAGCCCAGCTCGGGATGGCTCCTCGTGCAGGCAGCTCCAGTGGTACAAACATTGTTCTTCACAGGCTGCTGCATGGCTTCCTAATCACACTCTGCTCTGTCCCAGGGATGAAGAAGAAATATACGATGATGTAGAGACCGTTGAGCCGGTCAAGAGAGACCGAAGTGTTCCACTGCCCCCCACGTCCCGACCACCAGCGTATCTCCGTCCTGGAGGAGGTGGGTACAGGCTGGGTGCTGGATGTGGTGCCTCAGGGAGCACTGAGAACCCAGCGAACTCCGCAGCCAGCAGCAACTGCACTGGGCTGGCTGCTCCCATGCACAGGAGGGTTTCTCTGCCACCTTGTAAACAAGCACGGGTGACTCTGATCCCTTGAAATTATCAAATCTGCTTTCCAGCCATCTGGGTGAGCCCATTGACATCAACTGAGCTGGGCTCTAGGGACACACATGGCCCAGCGAGGCAAGGGCCATGGAGAGCAGCTGCCCCAGAGCTGCCAGCCCTGTGCCCTGACCTGCCCAGCTCATTTCAAGGCATTCTCTCAGCAGCTGGTGGTCCCAGTGGTCCCTCTCTCGCTGTTGTTTCAGTCTCTTTCCCTGTGCTTTGTCTCAGTGGGTGCCTGCAGCTTACACCAGCCTCATGTCAGCATCTCTGGGTTTGCTTTTACAGGTGGAGATGCCAGTCGAGCCTCTGGCAGGtttgccctgctggcagctgtgcAAAGGTAACGAGGGGGGGTCATGCTTTCTGTGGGGCCTCAAACTGCCAAGAATCCTTGGtgcttctgcaaagctgtttgtttggttgtctTTGCTGGGTTGCAATAAGAATGTTGGTGGTGAAGGGCACAAGTGGAGGGTTTAAATCTGGCTCAAGAGTTCCAGCATCCCTGGAGGGAGGCACctctgggtgctgggggagaCCCAGAGCAGGGGAAATGTGACAGGGCATTGACCAGGAAGGAAAAGTGTAAGGGGGGAGTAGGAGTGGGGTTACCCAGGCTTTCCCTTGACTCACAATGACTCTGCAGAGAAGCCCAGGCCTCCCGAAAGATGAAGCCAATGACACTCAAAGAATgcaagaaggaagagaaggcaGACAGGgagtttcagaagaaattcaagGTGAGTAGCACTGAGCGGTTTCGTATCCCTCTAACCTCCCTCTTGCTCCCCAGGAGCTGTGCACCACAGAGACCTGGCTTTACCCTGTCAGACCTGCCCCGTGCCCCACCAAGGCATCCCCAGATCAGACTGGTCCCTCAGACCCTTTTGCTTAAGAGGAGCCTTCTTTTTCCATGAAGGGAAAGAGATTGGAGCTGCATGGCCAGCACTGCTTGGGGCAGCTGCTtgagctgcagcactgctgtttgtgtttcagtttgaaGGGAGCATCACTGTCCTGACCCAGATGATGGTCGACCCTGCAGTGACTGAGAAGAGGGGCGGAGGGAAGAATCTGCCGCTCAGACGGGGAGAAATTCTTGATGTGATTGAGTTTACAAACAAGGATCAAATCCTCTGCCGAAACAGCCAGAGGAGGTGTAAGTCCATGGGGACTGAGGCTCTGCTTAGAGCGGGGATCACAGCACCCAGCTTCCAGGCAGTCACTGCTGGTAACTTCCAAGCTATGCTTGCACTGAAGGGTGCTCGGGTGACATGGGCTGCAGACCCCCCAGGCAGAGATGGGGATGAGGGCTGTGACCCAGCCCGGCAGGCTGGTTCCCTGCATTGCCAGCAAGTTCCTCCCAAGGGTCCAGCTCGGCTTCCTGGAGCcaggctgctcccccagctctcctggggaTGTGGggtgctgctcagccctgccTGTGCCGGGGTGCAACCCCGCTTATGGCCCTGCTCCTGGCACAACCTGATGTGCTTCTCCTTGCTCTGTTGCAGATGGCTATGTGCCCCGGGCTGTGATGCTACACCTGTGAGTATCTGTTTCCTAGCCCCTTCCTCCCCACTCCATGAGCTGTGGTGATTGCCCGGCGATTGCCCAGCACCGAACCAGCCCTGGCGATCAAGTGCTGGCTCTAAACCATCCAGCGCAGGCAGTGGCCAT is a window from the Anas platyrhynchos isolate ZD024472 breed Pekin duck chromosome 29, IASCAAS_PekinDuck_T2T, whole genome shotgun sequence genome containing:
- the POLE4 gene encoding DNA polymerase epsilon subunit 4 produces the protein MAAAAGPVAAAAVAAAGSEPAGPGEEAGGGPQCPGPARLARLPLARVKALVKADPDVTLASQEAVFVLARATELFVETIAKDAYVYAQQGKRKTLQRKDLDNAIEAIDEFAFLEGTLD
- the PRAM1 gene encoding PML-RARA-regulated adapter molecule 1; this encodes MRHPEGKGAMVRHLQAKFKGNREDLPEAGSWLESRSAASPATEPGQMPVLGSKGEPPPQSPRTRRVDFSRAPPPHSKGQSVGQSSLPHPVSETPEWMTRLKKGIAQDASSQPAPAKPGGRDVLNKEVGATSDPPQRNQAQQKWPLVKDKGAPAVPAKGAAVATSSDAVGSTQETGHPALPRRKPLPHVMTLGAKPAKPRRPPAVDLEKFRAAARPGMPGRPAVEPRSTKMDYPKPGSVASGPARFPLRDAPSAAGDEEEIYDDVETVEPVKRDRSVPLPPTSRPPAYLRPGGGGDASRASGRFALLAAVQREAQASRKMKPMTLKECKKEEKADREFQKKFKFEGSITVLTQMMVDPAVTEKRGGGKNLPLRRGEILDVIEFTNKDQILCRNSQRRYGYVPRAVMLHLDTDIYDDVEIYG